A single genomic interval of Chloroflexota bacterium harbors:
- a CDS encoding ABC transporter permease: MSLQVSQRERVREGSPWTGLWAVVAKEMADHLTSVRMRILELLIVLTAVGTVYASMENLRTTVSHDPFLFLRLFTTARDPLPAFVGFLGFLVPLIAIALGFDAVNGEFNRRTMSRVLAQPIYRDALLLGKFLARLFTLALVLTAIWLLIIGMGLLRLGVPPGGEEVARSLWFLLATIFYGGIWLGLAMVFSIVFRQPATAALASIAVWLFFTVFWSTIASLLAQLLQPIRFGFPQEILAQAKLELALTRLSPNTLYAEITLALLQPTVRAFGLVLPIQLQGAVLGTPLPLSQSVLLIWPHLTGLIAATILLFALGYVLFQRQEIRA, translated from the coding sequence ATGTCCCTGCAAGTGTCTCAGCGTGAGCGGGTGCGGGAGGGTTCACCATGGACCGGCCTGTGGGCGGTGGTGGCCAAGGAGATGGCCGATCACCTCACCAGCGTCCGCATGCGGATCCTGGAGTTGCTCATCGTCCTGACGGCGGTCGGCACCGTGTACGCGTCGATGGAGAACCTGCGGACGACCGTGAGCCACGATCCGTTCCTGTTCCTCAGGTTGTTCACGACCGCGCGTGATCCACTGCCCGCCTTCGTCGGGTTCCTGGGATTCCTGGTGCCGTTGATCGCGATCGCCCTGGGATTCGACGCGGTGAACGGGGAGTTCAACCGGCGGACGATGTCCCGCGTCCTGGCGCAGCCTATCTATCGCGATGCCCTGCTCCTGGGGAAGTTCCTGGCCCGGCTTTTCACGCTGGCCCTGGTCCTGACGGCCATCTGGCTGCTGATCATCGGCATGGGCCTGCTGCGCCTGGGCGTTCCCCCGGGAGGCGAGGAGGTCGCACGGAGCCTGTGGTTCCTACTGGCCACGATCTTCTACGGGGGGATCTGGCTGGGGCTGGCCATGGTGTTCTCGATCGTCTTCCGCCAGCCGGCCACGGCTGCCCTGGCCTCCATCGCCGTCTGGCTGTTCTTCACCGTCTTCTGGAGCACCATCGCCAGCCTGCTGGCCCAACTGTTGCAGCCGATCCGGTTCGGGTTCCCCCAGGAGATCCTGGCCCAGGCCAAGCTGGAGCTGGCGCTCACGCGCCTGTCGCCGAACACGCTGTACGCCGAGATCACGCTGGCGCTGCTACAGCCCACGGTGCGGGCTTTCGGCCTGGTGCTTCCCATTCAGCTCCAGGGGGCCGTCCTGGGCACCCCGTTGCCTCTCAGCCAGAGCGTGCTCCTCATCTGGCCGCATCTCACAGGGCTCATCGCCGCGACCATCCTGCTGTTCGCCCTGGGCTATGTGCTCTTCCAGCGCCAGGAGATCCGGGCATGA
- the cysE gene encoding serine O-acetyltransferase: MWKAIRRDIQAVFDRDPAARSVLEVLLCYPGLHAIWMYRVAHWLWTHRLYLLGRWVSHVARWLTGIEIHPGAVIGPGFFIDHGMGVVIGETAEIGEDVTLYHGVTLGGVSWKREKRHPTIGNHVVIGAGAKILGPITVGDRTRIGANSVVVKDVPPNSVVVGVPGRVRSRNGEATEDQRHEDLRHDVLPDATMELLQQLMTRLTALEQEVMRLRRPREAEEQMLAKGYQGPWGI, encoded by the coding sequence ATGTGGAAGGCGATTCGGCGTGATATCCAGGCGGTATTCGATCGGGATCCCGCCGCGAGGAGCGTGCTGGAGGTTTTGCTGTGCTATCCGGGTCTGCACGCGATCTGGATGTATCGCGTGGCCCACTGGCTGTGGACGCATCGCCTCTACCTCCTGGGACGTTGGGTATCCCACGTCGCCCGCTGGCTGACCGGGATCGAAATCCATCCAGGCGCCGTCATCGGCCCGGGGTTCTTCATCGATCACGGGATGGGGGTGGTCATCGGGGAGACGGCCGAGATCGGTGAGGATGTGACCCTATATCACGGGGTCACGTTGGGAGGCGTGAGCTGGAAGCGGGAGAAGCGCCATCCCACCATCGGCAATCATGTGGTCATCGGGGCCGGGGCCAAGATCCTGGGCCCGATCACCGTTGGAGATCGCACCCGGATCGGCGCCAACTCCGTGGTGGTGAAAGATGTGCCGCCCAACTCCGTCGTGGTGGGAGTGCCCGGCCGTGTGCGCTCTCGGAACGGCGAGGCGACCGAGGATCAGCGCCACGAGGATCTGCGGCACGATGTGCTGCCGGACGCCACCATGGAGTTGCTGCAGCAGCTGATGACCCGGCTGACGGCTCTGGAGCAGGAGGTGATGCGTCTGCGGCGCCCGCGTGAGGCGGAAGAACAGATGCTGGCGAAGGGATATCAGGGCCCGTGGGGCATCTGA
- a CDS encoding ABC transporter ATP-binding protein — protein MGEPVIETHGLTKHYNGIVAVEELDLTVQRGEVFGMLGPNGSGKTTTILMILGLTEPTAGTVRVLGFDPAREPLSVKARVGYLPDQVGFYDEMTARENLIYIAKLNGLRRAEAYERIDEALEQMGLSEVADRPVGTFSRGMRQRLGVADLLIKRPQLVILDEPTQGLDPEAAREFLDIIRNLKAQDITVLLASHLLYQVQAVCDRVGLFREGRMVVEGTVKELAQRVCGSAYRVRLEVEGPTDALEKALRALPEVAEVRHPSENIYEVEAQRDLRREAARAVIEAGGQLCALELEEPSLDEIYARYFQEVSHVPASVSA, from the coding sequence ATGGGCGAGCCAGTCATCGAAACGCACGGCCTCACCAAGCACTACAACGGCATCGTCGCCGTCGAGGAACTCGACCTGACGGTGCAGCGGGGTGAGGTCTTCGGCATGCTCGGCCCCAACGGCTCCGGCAAGACCACCACCATCCTCATGATCCTGGGCCTCACCGAGCCCACAGCGGGCACCGTGCGCGTGCTGGGCTTCGACCCGGCACGGGAGCCGTTGAGCGTCAAGGCTCGCGTGGGGTATCTCCCCGATCAGGTCGGCTTCTACGATGAGATGACCGCACGCGAGAACCTGATCTACATCGCCAAGCTCAACGGCCTGCGCCGCGCCGAGGCGTACGAACGCATCGATGAGGCCCTGGAGCAGATGGGTCTGAGCGAGGTCGCCGACCGGCCCGTGGGCACGTTCTCGCGAGGGATGCGCCAGCGGCTGGGCGTCGCGGATCTCCTCATCAAGCGCCCCCAGCTCGTCATCCTGGACGAGCCGACCCAGGGGCTGGATCCGGAGGCCGCCCGGGAGTTCCTGGACATCATCCGCAACCTGAAGGCCCAGGACATCACCGTCTTGCTGGCCTCGCACCTGCTGTACCAGGTGCAGGCCGTATGCGACCGGGTGGGCCTGTTCCGCGAGGGACGCATGGTGGTGGAGGGCACGGTGAAGGAGCTGGCCCAGCGCGTGTGCGGAAGCGCGTACCGGGTCCGCCTTGAGGTCGAAGGCCCCACGGACGCGCTGGAAAAGGCGCTGCGCGCCCTGCCGGAGGTGGCGGAGGTGCGCCACCCGAGCGAGAACATCTACGAGGTGGAGGCTCAGCGGGATCTACGCCGGGAGGCCGCCCGCGCCGTCATCGAGGCGGGCGGTCAGCTCTGCGCGCTGGAGCTGGAGGAGCCGAGCCTCGACGAGATATACGCTCGATACTTCCAGGAGGTGAGCCATGTCCCTGCAAGTGTCTCAGCGTGA
- a CDS encoding ABC transporter substrate-binding protein, producing the protein MRRVWIAVMVLSLVLLGGGWVPAFAQGGSAQGLTIFTRYPAQVAEPGETLNLSLTIRSSGISPQIVRLSVRDLPDGWTATFRGGGRVIKSVYVDSKEDASVSLRLEQPKGVAPGTYRLVVLAKGKTATAELPIELTVQEKLPPKLTLEVELPTLKGTPTTTFRYEAKLKNEGDEDLLVNLSAEAPEGFRVSFKPSFGTQEVTSLPVKANETKRINIEVKPPRETPAGQYQILVMVQGGEAQARLELTADVQGQPSLSVTAPDARLSGEAYAGRESPLQIVVRNTGSAPAHDVKLSATQPTGWSVEFDPKEIPEIPAGQQVEATAKIRPSDKAVAGDYMITIRARAEGGTSDSTDFRITVLTTTLWGVVGVALIAVAVAVVGLAVVRFGRR; encoded by the coding sequence ATGCGACGAGTTTGGATCGCAGTGATGGTGCTGAGCCTCGTGCTGTTGGGTGGAGGATGGGTTCCCGCTTTCGCACAGGGCGGAAGCGCGCAGGGGTTAACGATCTTCACGCGCTATCCGGCACAGGTTGCGGAACCAGGCGAGACCCTGAATCTCTCGCTGACCATACGCAGCTCGGGAATTTCCCCGCAGATAGTCCGTCTCAGCGTACGAGACCTCCCCGATGGATGGACCGCCACCTTCCGCGGCGGTGGCCGGGTCATCAAGTCCGTCTACGTCGATTCCAAAGAGGACGCGTCGGTGAGTCTTCGGCTGGAGCAGCCGAAGGGGGTCGCTCCGGGGACCTACCGCCTCGTCGTGCTCGCCAAGGGCAAGACGGCCACGGCGGAGCTGCCCATCGAGCTGACCGTCCAGGAGAAGCTCCCGCCCAAGCTCACGCTGGAGGTGGAGCTCCCCACGCTGAAGGGCACGCCTACCACGACCTTCCGCTATGAGGCCAAACTCAAGAACGAGGGGGATGAGGATCTCCTCGTCAACCTGAGTGCCGAGGCCCCGGAGGGGTTCCGGGTGAGCTTCAAGCCATCCTTTGGCACCCAGGAGGTCACCAGCCTGCCGGTGAAGGCGAACGAGACCAAGCGGATCAACATCGAGGTGAAGCCCCCGCGGGAGACCCCTGCCGGGCAGTACCAGATCCTCGTGATGGTGCAAGGCGGCGAGGCGCAGGCCAGGCTGGAGCTCACCGCGGATGTGCAGGGGCAGCCCAGCCTCTCCGTGACGGCGCCGGACGCCCGGCTGTCCGGCGAGGCGTACGCGGGCCGGGAGTCCCCGCTCCAGATCGTCGTGCGGAACACCGGCAGCGCGCCGGCTCACGACGTGAAGCTGAGCGCCACACAGCCCACCGGGTGGTCCGTAGAGTTCGATCCGAAGGAGATCCCGGAGATCCCGGCCGGCCAGCAGGTGGAGGCGACGGCCAAGATCCGGCCCTCCGACAAGGCGGTGGCCGGCGACTACATGATCACGATTCGAGCCCGGGCCGAGGGAGGCACCTCTGACTCGACGGACTTCCGCATCACGGTGCTGACCACCACGCTCTGGGGGGTGGTCGGGGTCGCTTTGATCGCCGTCGCCGTCGCCGTGGTGGGGTTGGCCGTGGTCCGCTTTGGCCGCCGGTGA
- a CDS encoding DMT family transporter, which translates to MLSVILIWGSFPVLGKIALAEIPPLVFTPMRMWLAAAGLFLYAMLARRPLVVERSDWPRLVLVGVGGWAVNQITYMIGLPMTTAGNTGLMIATTPIFAALCAAILRQDRIGWRQMVGIGICFTAVALLQQYRSGLTLGQGTWKGDLLILTSAAVDGMQAILVAPLLRKYGMRIVVTWCTLFAGLALTPFALGMASGVDWAAVSAPVWGVVLWTTAINVVLANLFWYTGIRRIGGVRTTIYQYLQPIVSIALGVIALGEPLTLPFVALGALLLGGVTLARWPAGPEERRVTLTP; encoded by the coding sequence TTGCTATCGGTTATCCTGATCTGGGGCAGCTTCCCCGTCCTGGGAAAGATCGCCCTGGCGGAGATCCCGCCGCTCGTCTTCACGCCGATGCGCATGTGGCTGGCGGCCGCCGGGCTGTTCCTCTACGCGATGCTGGCCCGCCGGCCGCTCGTCGTGGAACGATCCGACTGGCCCCGGCTCGTGCTGGTGGGTGTGGGCGGCTGGGCCGTCAACCAGATCACCTACATGATCGGGCTGCCCATGACCACGGCCGGGAACACCGGGCTCATGATCGCGACGACGCCCATCTTCGCCGCCCTCTGCGCGGCGATCCTGCGCCAGGACCGCATCGGATGGCGCCAGATGGTGGGGATCGGGATCTGCTTCACGGCGGTGGCGCTCCTGCAACAATATCGCAGCGGGCTGACGCTGGGCCAGGGCACCTGGAAGGGCGATCTCTTGATCCTGACCTCGGCAGCCGTGGACGGGATGCAGGCCATCCTCGTCGCCCCGCTGCTGCGCAAGTACGGCATGCGGATCGTGGTCACCTGGTGCACCCTGTTTGCAGGGCTCGCGCTCACGCCGTTCGCCCTAGGGATGGCCTCCGGCGTCGACTGGGCCGCCGTCTCGGCGCCCGTCTGGGGCGTGGTCCTGTGGACGACCGCCATCAACGTCGTGCTGGCCAACCTCTTCTGGTACACCGGCATCCGCCGGATCGGCGGAGTGCGCACCACGATCTATCAGTACCTGCAGCCGATCGTCTCCATCGCGCTGGGCGTGATCGCGCTGGGAGAGCCGCTCACGCTGCCCTTCGTGGCCCTGGGCGCCCTCCTGCTAGGCGGCGTGACGCTGGCCCGCTGGCCCGCCGGCCCCGAGGAGCGGCGCGTTACGCTCACGCCCTGA